From Pandoraea norimbergensis, the proteins below share one genomic window:
- a CDS encoding glycosyl transferase family 8: MVAIHERALALVREQDFAGAEALLSEAVSQGVAPMSMWRLLAMVLRAQGKAKAGCDVLGMLAQQVPGDLANRFDFAEALLLLGDFERGWREYRYRYSLEHTQSIERKVQRPRWDGQPIPGQTLLIHDEQGYGDTFQFMRMARWARERSQARVIFEVNQETFSIAKRMWGEDDIVARGTLPVVFDQHCELMSLPMAMGLKLDDLPGQLPYLSADPARIAHWQARLADLPKPWVALVWAGRPEHVNDCNRSVHLDQLAPLGASGATFLSIQKGPAAPQADTPPDGMSIVSLSDEIRDFEDTAAILHLADLLISVDSSPVHLAGAMGRPVWVLLPFVPDWRWLLDRDDTPWYPGMRLLRQPARSAWQPVIERAAADLTRWVAERGEVAK, translated from the coding sequence GTGGTGGCGATTCACGAGCGGGCGCTGGCGCTGGTGCGTGAACAGGATTTTGCCGGTGCCGAAGCGTTGTTGAGCGAGGCCGTCTCACAGGGCGTTGCCCCGATGTCGATGTGGCGCCTGCTGGCGATGGTGCTGCGGGCGCAGGGCAAGGCGAAGGCCGGGTGCGACGTGCTTGGCATGCTCGCGCAACAAGTGCCGGGAGATCTGGCCAATCGTTTTGATTTCGCCGAGGCGTTGCTGCTGCTTGGCGACTTCGAGCGCGGGTGGCGCGAATATCGCTATCGCTACAGTCTGGAACATACCCAATCGATCGAGCGAAAGGTGCAACGCCCGCGCTGGGACGGTCAGCCCATTCCCGGGCAGACGCTGCTGATTCACGACGAACAGGGTTACGGCGATACGTTTCAGTTCATGCGAATGGCTCGATGGGCGCGTGAGCGCAGTCAGGCACGCGTGATCTTCGAGGTCAATCAGGAAACGTTCTCCATCGCAAAGCGCATGTGGGGTGAGGACGATATCGTCGCGCGCGGCACGCTGCCGGTCGTATTTGATCAACATTGCGAGTTGATGAGCTTGCCCATGGCGATGGGGCTCAAGCTAGATGACTTGCCGGGGCAACTGCCTTATCTCAGCGCCGACCCGGCGCGCATTGCGCATTGGCAGGCACGCCTCGCCGACTTGCCCAAGCCGTGGGTCGCGCTGGTCTGGGCCGGCCGGCCCGAGCATGTGAACGACTGCAATCGGTCGGTGCATCTCGATCAACTTGCGCCGCTGGGCGCGTCGGGGGCGACGTTCCTGTCGATTCAGAAGGGGCCGGCGGCACCGCAAGCGGATACGCCACCGGATGGCATGTCGATCGTGTCGCTGAGCGATGAGATTCGCGACTTCGAAGATACCGCGGCCATTCTGCATCTGGCCGATCTGCTGATTTCTGTCGACTCGTCGCCGGTGCATCTGGCAGGGGCGATGGGACGGCCGGTGTGGGTGTTGCTGCCGTTCGTGCCGGACTGGCGCTGGCTGCTCGATCGTGACGACACGCCGTGGTATCCGGGCATGCGCTTGCTAAGACAACCTGCGCGCTCGGCATGGCAGCCCGTGATCGAACGCGCGGCGGCGGATCTGACTCGTTGGGTGGCCGAGCGCGGCGAGGTTGCGAAGTGA
- a CDS encoding alpha/beta hydrolase family protein: MAGVRYVAGLCLAATLLMSGCSSLDRDEHAEALAEPAGLHRETLQTRDFVLTAFTRIAHTDAPVRIYIEGDGLAWLSRTEPSLDPTPVAATGLALAAVDPWPNVVYLARPCQFTPMAQNPRCGVPYWTGKRFSPEVIDAMNEAVDRIAAQVPGQRIELVGYSGGGAIAVLIAARRRDVASLRTVAGNLDVEFVNQLHRVSPMPASRNPIDVAAQVVAMPQVHFSSAQDTVVPPSVATRFAAAVGGRCVSTRVVSGVAHDGEWAQQWPALLAVAPVCRESR, encoded by the coding sequence ATGGCGGGCGTTCGGTATGTCGCGGGCTTGTGTCTTGCTGCGACACTGCTGATGTCGGGTTGCTCCAGCCTCGATCGCGACGAGCACGCCGAAGCGCTTGCTGAGCCCGCCGGTCTGCATCGCGAGACGTTGCAGACTCGGGACTTCGTGCTCACTGCATTCACCCGTATTGCGCACACCGATGCGCCCGTGCGCATTTATATCGAAGGCGATGGGCTGGCGTGGCTCTCACGCACTGAACCGTCGCTCGATCCGACGCCCGTTGCCGCGACCGGGCTGGCGCTGGCCGCAGTCGACCCGTGGCCTAACGTGGTGTATCTGGCGCGTCCGTGTCAGTTCACGCCGATGGCGCAGAACCCGCGATGCGGTGTTCCGTACTGGACCGGCAAGCGATTTTCTCCGGAAGTGATCGATGCCATGAACGAGGCGGTCGATCGTATTGCCGCGCAGGTGCCGGGGCAGCGTATCGAGTTGGTTGGCTACTCGGGAGGCGGTGCGATTGCGGTATTGATTGCCGCACGCCGCCGGGACGTGGCGTCACTGCGCACGGTGGCCGGTAACCTCGATGTGGAGTTCGTGAACCAGTTGCATCGTGTGTCGCCGATGCCGGCGTCGCGAAATCCGATTGATGTCGCCGCGCAAGTGGTTGCGATGCCGCAGGTGCATTTCAGTAGTGCACAAGACACTGTTGTGCCACCGTCTGTCGCTACGCGGTTTGCCGCCGCTGTGGGGGGGCGTTGTGTGAGCACCCGCGTGGTGAGTGGCGTGGCCCACGACGGCGAGTGGGCACAGCAATGGCCCGCGTTGCTCGCCGTGGCGCCGGTGTGTCGCGAGAGTCGCTAA
- a CDS encoding NmrA family NAD(P)-binding protein produces the protein MYTVMGITGRVGGVIGHDLLKAGLPLRAIVQDPVKSSRWATLGGEIAVAENGDVEALTNAFRGSEAVFVMLPPNADPEPDFSHARHLIDAIRQALAATRPKRVVCLSSIGADCETPSLLTALSMFETAMISLSLPVTFLRPAWLMENFSWDIAPARERGVLPSYLQPVERAIPMVSTSDVGHVAARAMQDDIDGERVLEIEGPERYSPDDIAAALARALVRDVHAEAVPRAAWDPLFRAQGMRNPLPRIQMLDGFNDGTFRFADDGRNAVRGDVTLVEAIAALVRES, from the coding sequence ATGTACACCGTAATGGGTATCACGGGGCGAGTGGGCGGCGTTATCGGGCACGATCTGCTCAAGGCGGGTCTGCCGCTGCGGGCCATCGTTCAGGACCCCGTCAAGTCGAGCCGATGGGCAACGCTGGGCGGCGAGATTGCCGTGGCCGAGAATGGCGATGTCGAAGCGCTGACCAACGCCTTCCGTGGCAGCGAGGCCGTGTTCGTGATGTTGCCACCCAACGCCGATCCCGAGCCGGACTTCTCTCACGCCCGGCATCTGATCGACGCCATCCGCCAGGCACTCGCCGCCACTCGCCCGAAACGGGTCGTATGTCTTTCGAGCATCGGTGCCGATTGCGAAACACCCAGCCTGCTGACAGCGTTGAGCATGTTCGAGACGGCGATGATCTCGCTCTCGCTGCCGGTCACGTTTTTACGTCCGGCGTGGCTGATGGAGAATTTTTCGTGGGATATCGCGCCAGCGCGCGAGCGTGGCGTACTGCCGAGCTATCTGCAACCGGTCGAGCGCGCCATTCCGATGGTCTCGACGAGCGACGTCGGCCACGTAGCCGCACGTGCCATGCAAGACGACATCGATGGCGAACGCGTGCTTGAGATCGAGGGGCCGGAGCGCTACTCGCCGGACGACATCGCCGCAGCATTAGCCCGCGCATTGGTCCGAGACGTACACGCCGAAGCGGTACCTCGCGCAGCATGGGATCCGCTCTTTCGCGCCCAAGGCATGCGCAATCCGCTGCCGCGCATTCAGATGCTCGACGGCTTCAACGATGGCACGTTTCGCTTTGCTGACGATGGCCGCAATGCCGTGCGCGGCGACGTCACGCTCGTCGAAGCGATTGCCGCGCTGGTGCGAGAAAGCTGA